Genomic DNA from Oreochromis aureus strain Israel breed Guangdong linkage group 2, ZZ_aureus, whole genome shotgun sequence:
CAGGCTTTCAGTGGCACTgctatttttaattttccactCCAACATCCTCTGAATTGTACTATGGCACACTGTCACCAGGGCTTTTTCTCAAAAagcctttggcttttttttttttgcttttaggcAAGCCAGACTACTGTAGTGTTTGTGCCAGCTGCTTGTGCCAGAGTTACAGAAACAGCCTCTCTTCCCTGCCAGTATGCTATTAAAGGGAGAGCTTAGTAgctttcattattatcataGTGTTTTTCCTCAGTGTCATGATTACTTATGATCATAATAAAAGTAATCATAAATATAATCATGCTCAATAAAAATACTGCCAGGGGTAATTAAAAAGGATTAAACTGTAATTAATTTAGACAACTCAGTTACATTACTGATAGGATTACAGCCTAGAGTCTCAGCTGTTCTCAGAAAAAGCATTAATCACAATTTACTTGAAATCAACATCGCTGATTAAAGACCAAGTCAGCGTCTAAGACTTTCGCTggggcttcttttttttctttttgtaggtGGCCCAGCAAAGAGAGCATTACTGTAATAGACTCTGGAGGAAGTAAAAGTGTGTAATAGtgttgcttttattattataattattgttgttgttgttataaaAGCAGCTTAGAAACAGCTCCAAGAAGATAAATGTGATAAATATGTGTGGAATCTTATGCCCCCCCAAAATATGGTCAATGATGTTCCAGCCTTGTGAATCAATTTGCTGCGTTGCCACCAAAAATACAGCACAAAAAGCTCAGACAGTGGCTGCAGTGCACatgtttcattgttttacaCATTGAAatttcagctctttgtatgttATAACTTTGCTCTCCTGGAATGGAGAGGACAACAAACCTCTGCTTGACCATAAATTTCGTTTTATACGTGAAGTCTAAGGTGCACCCTGTGGTGTCCCAACATAACTAACCAGACAGGGTGCCCCCCAGCTGGAGGTCGTGGGGGGCAGGGTTGTTTGATGGCTGAGGATGTGTTAGGATTGGTGCTGTGTGAGCGGTGTGAAGACAAGCATCAGGGGGTCCAGTATATTTCCATGCAGCTCAACAACATCAACTTGCCTATTGGTCTGATGCTAATTATGTTGCGCCGCAGAAAGATACTGAACCCTCTGCATTCAAATACCCAGTCCAAATATGTATTGGTGAGACAGAGGCTATCTGAAAGAAAAGCAGGGTTCAAATTCAATAATGATATTTACTTTGAAAATTGGGAAAATAACTTGGACTTCCAAGATTGATCGCCTATGATGATGAATTCAAACCAGGGGAATTTGACTCAAGCTTTAAACAGGCAGAGGTGTGGAATAGCCtgctgcatcttttttttttcacttttatttttggggtgtttttgAATGGAGCCATTTGTGGGTTAATAATTTTCAGTTCCATTAAAAAAGTGTGGCAGCCTTTTGTTTATAAAAAAGTGTTTCTTTTCTGGTTTGTGtgttatttctttttagctAGCTTCCAGTTTTGTTTTAGGCTTTTGCTCAGTTATTGAGTGTTAATTATCTACAtgtttaagcaaaaaaaaaaaaaaaatacaacaaagttatgaaaaaaaatctataaaaaagAGCAAGTCGATATCTATCAAAGCAGATGATCTAAAGTGGgtactattttaaaaaaattaaaactactGGTGTATCTAGTAGGTGTATCtggggcgattgtggctcaagacttgggtgttcgtcttgtaatcggaaggttgccggttcgagccccggctcggacagtctcggtcgttgtgtccttgggcaagacacttcacctaccacctactggtgttggccagaggggccgatggcgcgatatggcagcctcgcctctgtcagtctgccccagggcagctgtggctacaactgtagcttgccttcaccggggtatgaatgtgagagtgaatgaatagtggtattgtaaagcgctttgaggggtcccaaaaagcgctatataaatgcaatccattattattactaGCAGTATCGTTTTGATCTTTTCTATTAGGCAGCTAAATGTACTTTATTGTATAATGAGCTGTTGTGACTTGCAGGACTTGTGGTCTGAAAAATCGTTTCGTTTACCATTAACAGCACATGAACTAATGATTATAGTGTCACACTGAAGAGTTGAGCTTTCAGTTCGTTATTCAGGTTATACAGGTTACAGTGGTGAATGACACAACCATCTCCCGCAACTTCACTGTCATGTTAAGGACAAGTTGTCACTCTACACATGATACATGAAGGTTGGAAAACCTAATGGTCCCTTGTGTCTCATGTTTCTCTACCTGTTGGCTCGCTGGGTTGCCACAGCAGTAACCTGGCTAACCTAAATGTTGGAAAATGTGGACTGGTTAGAGACTGAACTAGGAGAGTAAAATAGATGCATATCACAAGAACATcacaaataaacataactgtgaaactaaatacaaacAGTGATGAGTTGTGATCTATTTGTGTAAACAAAACTCAGCATTGTCTCCTGTTTAACCCACATTGACGTGGAATACCCAATGCTCATTCAAATGTAGCTTCATTGTGTTTTAAGCTGATTTCACCATGTGCAGACCAAAGACAAATTTATGCTTTTTATACACAAAAGTAGACATTTTTGTTTaattcagactttttttttatattgtacaaaTTATAAAAGCCCCCTGTGCAAAATTTCTGATAATGGATTTTAAAGacttgattatttatttattaatttttcagaaatgcagttgtaaaaaaaaaaatcttccttttattttctctttttctttctgatcTATCAGGATCTGTTGGATCCAGCCCGCTGGAAGATGCTGATCCAGCAGTTCCGATATGACAACTACAGACTGCATCAGCTGGGAAACAACTCTGTCTTCACCATCACCCTGCAGGCTGGTCTGTCTGCCATCAAGACACCGTATCCTTCCAGTGTGTGGTTACTCTTAACCCTGTCATTTCAGCTCCTTAAACTATATGAAGATGGATAGTGTTTTTGTTCTAAGGAGGGTCTATTCTGTAAGTTATTCCCTAAACAGCATTAATCCTTAACTCCCATTTCCAAAACAGTCAGTGCTACAAGGAGGATGGCACCTCTAAAAACCCAGACTGCCCAGTGTGCAGTAAATCTCTTAACAAGTTGGCTCAGCCTCTACCCATGGCCCACTGCGCCAATTCCAGACTAGTCTGTAAAATCTCTGGAGAggtcatgaatgaaaacaaccctCCCATGATGCTGCCTAATGGATATGTTTACGGCTACAATGTGAGTAAACTGCATGATGCCAGCTGGGACTGTATAAAGGTGCTTCCATCCATGTTGAAGCAATTTAAAATGCAGTCTTAAGGGAtgatttttattaaacactCTTTGATATTTCATTATTATCTCTTGCAGTCTCTTCTGTCCATTCGCCAAGATGACAAAGTGGTGTGTCCCAGAACCAAAGAAGTCTTCAACTTCTCTCAGGCGGAGAAGGTGTACATCATGTGATTGCTCGGATGACGCTTCTGAGTATCAACCACATCAGATACGGCCCGTCGCCCATCACCTGTGACCCGGCCTGCTCAGAGCCACCTGTGGAGCTGTGATCCAGTGCCCTTCTTCCTCCCACAGACAAAACCTACAACGGGTTTGTCCATGGAGACTCCACCACCCCAACCCATCCCTCTACATGATCAGCTCAAGttagcccccccaccccctccattTTATCTGATAAACTGGGCTCTTCTCCTTTAAGACTCTGTTTTAGATGTGGCTAGAAGTTGTTTAATCTGATCCATTCAAGCACATGGACTGTCAGCATTGTCATTATCTTACAGGCCTTCACACTGAAGATTAGAGAGTAGAGAAAAAGACTGAAGAGTGGAAAAACTGCTAGATAGATGTTTGATTTTACTACAACGAATAAAATCCTGTTGAGGttacttttgacttttttccttttacaaatGTTGTTTGTTACTGAAAATAACGTGGCAGAAACGTGTTAACTCGCTGATTTAACCATTAACACAAGATTTGAGCCTTTTTTTTTGTGAACATACATTCCTAGTCACATCTCCTCCTGTGGTGCATGCTGTCTGCATCATTTGTCTTCTAGCCATGTTTTTGTGGGTTGTTAGGGAATATTTTGAAATGCTTCCTTTAAACTACCCAACTAGATTAATTACATTTATCTCCCTCACGATTGAAACTGGAGGATGTTTTGGGCTACAAAAGGCTTCAgttttaatgtaaatattagGTAGGATCTTCATTTATAAATTCAGGAGTTTTAGAGaactgtaatttaaaaaaaacgaaATATTTGCCATCTGCACAGATTGCTGTATAAATTTGAGTGTTTTCTCGGGTGTTATAAACCTGATGTAGCCTTCGATATCCTCAAGTTAAGCAGTTTTTGCCTATAATTTCTCATATATGGAGAAGTTCGTAGTTTCAGAGACAGTAATATAAATTAATCGGTACTTTCTCCTGTAAAGAAATTTACTAAATTTTCCGACAAGAAAACCATCTCTGATGTTTTTTGCTtccaagtgaaaaaaacaaaacagtcttcCCATTTTTGGTGTTACAGGTTTAGTGTTGACGctttatttcagtttgtttgaaattttgcctttaaaaaaagacatgctGGGTGATTTTTAGTCAACTGGACGTTGCTCACAGTCTGAATTTCATAACTATTTTCCCAATGAAGCCTCGATAATAAAGAGAAGGACAATGGCGATGCGTTACCAGTCTTGTACTCTATGTTGAAGCTGCTTGCAGCACCATTATAACAGGCTTTACGACCATGAGCtgcatttcatttcatattCATGCACATGCCTTTACTGAAGGTAAAGACTGTCTTTCCTTACAAAGtcaagaggaggagaggagtcACATTCAACCTTTATGGCTTTCAAACGTACTATAGAAGGACTGTGATATGGAGAAATGGAAGACCTAAAGGTCAAACTGAAAATCAAGCCTGAACACCCTTAGTAATCGAAGAATCCAGGGTAACATCATCAGTTTTGTGGTCAGTCCTTTCTTCCATCTGTTGTTTTATCAGCAAACCAAAAGTCGCCTCGTTTGTGTTCATCTATGGTTTGGCGCTGTATCTGTGCAGACACAGactgtcctgtgtgtgtttgtgttggtagAGTAGAAATGGGGATTGTTTCATGAGCAATATGCCTCATAAAGGTTTCAGTAAACTTTGATTTTGGTGTTTCTTTGTTTGCGGTCTGCTCTGAAATCTGCATTACCATAAGCTGTTGGTAGGTGTGGTTATTCTCTGCACATGGTAATTAAATCAAGTGCTGTGTCTTTCACCTGAAACTACATCTCCATAGCCTGACGACGTCAGGATTCGAGGGAGGGGAGTTGGTCTTTGTGTTTGATCACTTGGCAGGAAAGATAAGAGGAAAAAATAGGCAGTATAATTGGATTATCTGTCATTGCTGTTTCTAACAACCAAAACCTAcaacttctgcagaaaacacAGCCACTGACAGTGTTTTCTTCTCCAGATTAATAacaggcatatatatatatagagagagagagagagagatgcaatccagtatttttctcatttgctGCTTAATCTGTAAATTAGTGAAAAATACTGTCTGCTACAATTTCCCACACTACTTGGGAGcctgttcagtttcagtttcttaCCTTGAGAAAACCAAATataaaaattttaatttcattaacaaatCTTCCAATGCCATATTTCCAAGAGATGGAAAAGGGAATAAGTGTGAATGGATAAATCCTATTTTTCATCAGATTTATTGGGTTATAGCCTCAGACTGTTTAAAATAATGAGAATAACGTTATTCATCATTTTAAGAGGTGATATGCAATACATATCAAGGTTTCCCACCTCCATGTTTTAAGGTCAAAGGTTTTGAGATCGATGTGGTTTGGTCATACGTGAGAAAGAGGTAGCATGGTCAAAACTATTCATTGTCGttaagtgtttttaaatcatggtttcttaatgtattttcagtctttttcatGTCTCTTTTTCTAGAAAAGAAACAATAGCGGACCGGAAAAGGCGGTGCTAATAGTCAGCCTAGCGTGTCGTCACAGCGCGTACGATATAAATACAGCTGCGTTCTCCCCCACCTCCATCTTGAGATCAGAGCATTGTTGAGGGTGTTTGGGTGTAATTGATTCgccatttttcaaaaatgaccGACCAGCTTTGTAAACTTTTCGTCGGTGGGCTCAACGTGGACACCGACGACGATGGCCTGCGCAAGCATTTTGAGCAGTACGGCACGCTCACTGACTGCGTTGTCGTCGTGAACAAGCAGCTCCAGCGATCCCGCTGCTTCGGCTTTGTAACCTACTCCACGCCGGAGGAGGCCGACGCGGCAATGGCGGCTAGGCCGCACACCGTCGACGGCAACGCGGTCGAAGTGAAGCGAGCCGTGGCAAGAGAAGACGCAAACAAGCCCGAGGCCCTCGCTAAGGTGAAGAAAATCTTCGTTGGCGGTCTAAAAGACGACATCGAAGAGCAGCATCTCACCGAATACTTCTCCCAGTACGGGCAGGTCGAGAAGTCCGAAGTGATCTCAGAGAAGGAGACCGGAAAGAAAAGAGGCTTCGGCTTTGTGTACTTCACCGATCACGACGCGGCCGATAAGGCCGTTGTCGTGAAATTTCACACCGTCAAAGGACACAAAGTTGAGGTAAAGAAAGCCCTGACCAAACAGGAGATGCAAGCAGCCAACAGAACCTCTATGACGCCGAGAGGTAGAGGCGGTAGAGGCATGAGAGGAAATCAAAATGGCTACGGCGGCAGGGATTATGGCGGAAACTACAACTACGGTAATGGCGGAGGCTACAACTGTGGCGGCTACGGAGGTTACGGCAGCGGACCATATGGGGGTGGCTATGGCGATCAGGGAAGTGGCTATGGCGGTGGCAACGGCTACAATGAGTTTGGCAGCGGCTATGGCCAGCATCCTTCTGGCTATGGCCCCATGAAAGGGCCACCTTTCGGCGGCCAGAGGAGCGCAGCTCCCTACACCAGAGGCGGCGGCGGTGGCGGCTACCCAAGGGGGGGCTACGGCGGCGGCGGCTATTAAATGAAACTGCATGACGGAAAGCAACCCCCACCATTTTCCCACAAATTGCCCTCTCCCCTCAGCCCGGAATTGGACGCCAAAAGTCAAAGCCAGTAACGGGGCGTCTGCCGTGAAATCCAACCATGGCAGAGATACGGACACAAAGACCCCCCAAATCATTACGAAGACCTCCAGACCCAAACAGGTAGGAAGGTCACTTCCCAGAACACCTGATTATAACGAGAAGCGGTTGTTGCCGTTCAACTAGGACACATTAAGACGAAGAATAACATCGCTTTTTATTATGTACTAGTTGTCGTCTAGagttgaatttattttttatttgcgtTCACTCgttgtttttggattttttcgATGTAGGATTGTTTTGCTGACAagttctgatttatttttaatatttgcattttaaagcAGTTCGTTTtcgattttgttttttctgcagaaaACTTAGTGTGACTTTTCAATGTATGAGGATGAGAAAGCATGTTCATGGTTTTTCATAGCTATGTCATTATTGATAACGGACATATGTATTATTTACTTATTGGGTCATTCAGCAAAGGCGGGACGGGATGCAGGACCACTGTTTCCTTCTCCCTTATTGTACCAAACCTCTCAGCCAGTCTCAGTCTAAATATTGTTCATGTTTCCTTTACCTGTAGCAATATCTAATGTATATTGTATACTTTCATGTCTGGAGAACAAAAcctactgttaaaaaaacaatttgcTATGCTCATGtatgttcattttaaataaaacgtTATACCACTTAGCTTagttattttacttatttaacCAGGCTTCCTCAAGTTCATCCACAGGTATATAAGTGGCATCACCTTGTTGCTCTTTAGTTACATGGCATCATTCCCACAGTTTATTCCCTTACACTCAGGTGGGTGAAATGGTTAATGGTTGTAGTCTACCCACAGCCAATGCATGTAGGCTTTGTAGGGTGTGACGTTGTTTTAAAATTATGTGGTTTTTAGATATTGCTAATaactctttatttttcttctgaaTACATATATTTATGTGGACATGAGGGCTCTGATATTTATCTTTGATTATTCCTACATTTAGGTGTTCTTACTCTTATTCCAGTAGGCTATCCCAGCCAAAATAGCCGTAGCAGTTTGTTTGTAGGCTACATCAGGACCCTGTTGATTACCTGGGGTCGATTGTGATAGGAGTCTGAAATATCTCTTTAGGATATCCACATCCAGCAAACTAGGTATGTAAATCAACCTGTCTTCACTCTGTGTTGGTCATTGTATGGCATATCTTTGAGATGGTGCACACGTGTGccattatttaatttatcagcgTCTTAtatagctaatcttaaaataaaaagggaggggtgggtgggttacttaatttttattttttgatgggGGTTGGAAGGGGGCCCAAGTATTGTTCcataattaaatgaaataatgGAACAAGTAAATTGGAGTCTCCTCCAGGAAAGCTTTGCTCAGTGCACAATCTcaccctgctttttttttctcatctcctCCAGGTTGCTTCTGTAACCTGGGCACGAGGACGGTAACCCCCGAAACGATGGGGGTGTGTCTCTCCACGCTGACAGGGGGGACCAAAGAGTGGTTGTGCCTTCTTCCCCCACAGGTGAAGTCAGTTTTCAGAGGATTCCCCCGGTGTGGTCAAAGGCAGAATGTTAATGTGAACTGTTACTGGGTTTCCAGTGAATTATGCAGCACCCCAGTGCTACCAGTGTAGactttttatgtatttgtaaaaaaaaaaaagtactgaatCACAAATCAGGGTTTTCTAGCCTTTTTGGTCTGGGACACctaaaataaagtgttttctACTTAGTCTTCATTAGTGTGTTCTCTTTGGTTTTTATTGAGCTTTTACAGTTTTGACCTTCATCTATTTAACTTGGGTTTAATACCAGAATGAGTCCTTCTATGAAAGGACAACTTGGCATTGAGTCGAAGTGCCCAAATAAAATTGAAGTCAAGTCTGAGAATTTTCTAGTTAATTCTTCATCTTGGTTGGAAACCACTAATGTTCATAGGGAATGTGCATTCTGGCACCGTTTCTAAAGTGTTTAACATTTGAAGCTGCtaatttttaagatttttaaaatGCGTTTCAATTCTCTCAAATGCTTTGTGGGGTTTTTGCAGAAGGGGAACTGTTCAAGTGGCTCTCGTAGTTCTGGTTTTACTTGTTTTGCAAGACCAGTAAAAATCTAGTGGATCTTGGTAAACGACACGGTTGACCTACATTTGTTTACAGACTCCCTACacgtttaatttttttctgactTGCACATAAGTAATTAAAATTATACACTTGTTGGATTTTAATGTGGTAATGGATAGTTGTAAAATTAAAACATGCCAGGTTAGTAAATGGAAGGAGTcgggaataaataaataaattaaaaaaaaaaaaaaaaagatggtggCAGACCCCACTGCAGCTCAGTGCTCTtacataaattattaaaatgttcaACAGCTGCAAAGTCGACTAACTGTTAAAGTGGCCTCCACATTTGACAATGAACATTAGTCATATATAATTGAACAGATAATGCCACTTGGTATCCGACGAAAGCCATAATGGACTCAGAATTTGCATAAACAAACACTGGAAACCAAACTAGTCATCTACACAAAGTAGACTGTATGAGGTTAATGATCACCTATTTGGTTTTTCCAGCACTGCTTTAAGTCTGCTGACCACTGTCTAAAAGTAAATCTCTTGGTCTTTGTGGTTCTTGAAGCAGTTTCCTCAGATTAATTGAAAGatgttcatttttaaaactttataaaCAGAGCACTTTAATGATAAAATGCAAGACAATACTTGATGTCTTGGCTTTAATAAGCACTAGAAAATCTCAGTACAAGACATGACTAAAACTCCCACAGTAATCTTAAGTCTTTGTTagggtttaaataataaaaaggaaaactaatcAAAGGTTTTGTGCTGATTTAAAAAGTACTGCTTGATGTGGTCATGAGTGTAAATTATGCTTTTGTTCTCTTACCTTTTTTATAGGATGATGGTGCTTGGCGAATTCTATTCACCCTGTAGCAAAAGGAAACTTATGTTGGCCTTTCTTTTTAtgaattcacaataaatcaatatatttttgtatATCAAGATGTCTGttatgttgctttttttaaactatggCCAGTCTGATTGCTTGTTTTCAATCTCTTGGGTGGAGGGTTTGCAGTGATGTAAAGCTGATAAATTTGATTGTTTAAGGGGAATTGTATAAAACATGAGTGCCCCTCGTTACTGTCCCTCCCATGTGTGTCCCAGCTTGGATTTCATGGTTTTTACATATGCATAGCACATACTGTGGCAGTTTTGAAGGTGCCTTGTGGAGGTCTGCCCATCACACCACTCATTATTTGGTCTCCTTCCACTTTGGTTTTGCCTGCACATCGCTACATGTTTTGACTAAATAACTAGTTGAAATAATAGTTCAATAGTGGCAATATAGTAGTAAGAATCCCTTGGTGGTACCTTTTAActaaatatattttaacttgGCTACAGTTGGTGTTTCGCAATATGTTTGCAAAACACGGTGTGTATGTGTTATAATGAATAAATTGTCCCATTACAGTTACCACTAGTGAAAATTCACATAGAATttaatttgcataatttacaTTTCAGATCTGCACAACCACTAACACTGAAGTTTAAATGGCTTGCAAAACAATCTCCACAATGTGCCCTTCCAGACTGTCATTTTTGTAAATCAGAAATTAGGTGGATCAAAATAAGAAGCTGAATTTCACAGGAAAAATGCTTTTCGTGTGTCAGAATATGTGATTAATGGGAGTTATTCGCTTCTGTCGGGCTCAAATCATGTTCCAGGAACATTGGGGGAGGGGCGCTGAGAAGTTTCATTTATTGTGAATCGACTGCCTCCAGCTCACCTAAATTATTAAGGCTGTAGGCGACTTCAGATTTTCTCTGATCAGAATAGTTAAACAGCGAAATGACTGCATTTCACAGCTGTAATTGCTGGAAATAGGCTAAAACAGCCAGTTGTGCAGAGCTAATATGCACTTATGAGTTTCGTTCATATGAGGGTTGAAAGTGGTTCACGTACACGCttggaaaaaatatattttgtccCAGTGGATCTAAAgtgtgacacaaaaataaaacacggATTAACGTTTTATGTGTTTCTACAGCAAAGTATACGGCCGGTAATATAAGTAAAATGAATTTCTCGGGGGGTTAGCTTTTTTACTGTATTCGAAGAAAAACAAAGGTCGAAATTCACGCGGTCCTTTTTCGGGAAATTAAGATTTCCGATGGGACTTGAAGGGAACAGGACAGTGACGCGGATCGCGCGCCGAATGTGAGGGGATGATTGTTTTTAAGGTGACCAATCAGCGAGAGGAACGTCTTACGAAGACATGAGTGAAACGACCCGCCCTTACGTCTGTTCATTGAAGAAGAGGGACGGTCTGAGCTGCGCACCATCCTCCGGAGAAACCATGACATCCAAACTTTGTAAGCTTTTTGTCGGGGGATTGAACGTGGAGACCACCGATGAAGGCCTCCGCAAATACTTCGAGCAGTATGGCACCCTTAGCGACTGCGTGGTGGTCATGAACCAGCAGCTCGGACGTTCCCGCTGTTTCGGTTTCATCACCTACTCCACGCCGGAGGAGGCCGACGCAGCAATGGCCGCTAAGCCACATGTCGTCGAAGGCAACAACGTGGAGGTGAAAAGGGCCATAGCGCGAGAGGATGCCAACAACCCGGACATACTCGCCAATGTAAAGAAAATCTTCGTTGGCGGCGTGAAAGACCACATCGTTGAGGAGAACCTGACCGAGTACTTCTCGCAATTCGGCGCGGTGGAGAAGGCCGAGATCATCTCCGACAAGCAAACCGGCAGGAAGAGAGGCTTCGGCTTTGTCTTCTTCGAGGATACCGACTCCGCCACCAAAGCAGTCCTGACCAAATACCACACCATCAACGGGAACAAGGTGGAGGTGAAAAAGGCTCTAACCAAGCAGGAAATGTCCGCCAGCGGCCGGGGAGGAAGGGGTCGAGGGAGAGGGATGCAGAGTTACGGCGGCGGAAGAGGAGGCGGCGGCGGCAGCTACGGAGGAGGCTACGGCGGTAGTTACGGAGGTGGCTACGGTTACGGCGGGGGCTATAACGGGGGAGATGGCTACGGAGGCTACGGGGGATACGACGAATACGACAGCCAGATGGGTGGTGGGTACAGCAATGGGGACTTTGGGGACGGCTATGGACAGCAGCACTCCAGTTA
This window encodes:
- the LOC116314677 gene encoding heterogeneous nuclear ribonucleoprotein A0-like, with amino-acid sequence MSETTRPYVCSLKKRDGLSCAPSSGETMTSKLCKLFVGGLNVETTDEGLRKYFEQYGTLSDCVVVMNQQLGRSRCFGFITYSTPEEADAAMAAKPHVVEGNNVEVKRAIAREDANNPDILANVKKIFVGGVKDHIVEENLTEYFSQFGAVEKAEIISDKQTGRKRGFGFVFFEDTDSATKAVLTKYHTINGNKVEVKKALTKQEMSASGRGGRGRGRGMQSYGGGRGGGGGSYGGGYGGSYGGGYGYGGGYNGGDGYGGYGGYDEYDSQMGGGYSNGDFGDGYGQQHSSYGAMKGGNYSSYRSGAPYNRGGGFGSGY
- the LOC116314676 gene encoding heterogeneous nuclear ribonucleoprotein A0-like produces the protein MTDQLCKLFVGGLNVDTDDDGLRKHFEQYGTLTDCVVVVNKQLQRSRCFGFVTYSTPEEADAAMAARPHTVDGNAVEVKRAVAREDANKPEALAKVKKIFVGGLKDDIEEQHLTEYFSQYGQVEKSEVISEKETGKKRGFGFVYFTDHDAADKAVVVKFHTVKGHKVEVKKALTKQEMQAANRTSMTPRGRGGRGMRGNQNGYGGRDYGGNYNYGNGGGYNCGGYGGYGSGPYGGGYGDQGSGYGGGNGYNEFGSGYGQHPSGYGPMKGPPFGGQRSAAPYTRGGGGGGYPRGGYGGGGY